Within the Flavobacterium sp. N502536 genome, the region GGCAACAGCTCCGGGTGAAAAATCTTGATATAATCTTTTAACACTAAGTCGGGACGGCTTGGAGCCAGCTCATAATAAACTGTTCCTCCGGTTGCTCCGGATTTACCTTCAAACGTATAAACATTTTTAGATTTAAAAGCATCAAACTCCTTATAATGCGTATTGATTTTCCCGAACTCGTCCAGGGTCTTAAAGGAGCCCGCGGCAATCCAGAAATTAGCTGTTTTTGCTTTCACCAGTACTTTCTCAAAAGACAAGCCTTCGCTTCCCGTACCTTTCAAATCTGCCCATAAATAGTTGGCCTGAGCATCTTTCATAAACTGCGCTACCCAGCTGTTTCCTTTGGCTACATACCAAACATCTTCGTACATAGAACCGTATAGAACAGTTGAAGTCGCCGGTTTACCTGCCACTAATTTTTTAGCCTGCTCATAGCTCAGAACAATCTTGTCAAACAGTTCCTTTGCCTGTTCTTCTTTACCAAATAAGGCTCCGTAAAGTTTAATCCATTCTGCTTTTCCAAGTGGAGATTGCTCCATCCAGTCGGCCTGGATTAAAACATTTAAACCGCTTTTTTTCAAATTGTCAAGCATCGGATTGTTATTGTCTACTCCAAAAGTCACTATTAAATCCGGAGACAACTCTATTAATTGTTCGATATTCAACTTCTCGTTCTGACCTACATTTTTAACAGTACCTTTGTCTATTAAAGCTCTGGTTTTTTCAGATGAAATATAATCGGTATGTGGAAAACCAACAAGTTTATTTTCAACTTCGAGCATCTCCAGGAACGGAATATTGGTCGTTGAAGTCACTACGATTGATTGTAAAGGAACTTTGATTGTGGTGTACTTTTGTAAACTGTCCGGTACTTTTGCTTCTTTTTCTTTCAAAACATAAGTAAACTTAGTTTGCGCATCCGGCCATGGCTCTGAAACCGTTACTACTGAATATCCTTCATGTTTTACAATTGAAAGTCCGGACGCAAACTCGATACTATTTTTTGCAATTTCAGTTTTTACGCTTTCCGGAGCTTCATTTTTTTTGCATCCGACAAGAAGAAAAAATGGTAAAATAAAAATCAATTTGGGTAGTAAATGTCTCATATTT harbors:
- a CDS encoding ABC transporter substrate-binding protein produces the protein MRHLLPKLIFILPFFLLVGCKKNEAPESVKTEIAKNSIEFASGLSIVKHEGYSVVTVSEPWPDAQTKFTYVLKEKEAKVPDSLQKYTTIKVPLQSIVVTSTTNIPFLEMLEVENKLVGFPHTDYISSEKTRALIDKGTVKNVGQNEKLNIEQLIELSPDLIVTFGVDNNNPMLDNLKKSGLNVLIQADWMEQSPLGKAEWIKLYGALFGKEEQAKELFDKIVLSYEQAKKLVAGKPATSTVLYGSMYEDVWYVAKGNSWVAQFMKDAQANYLWADLKGTGSEGLSFEKVLVKAKTANFWIAAGSFKTLDEFGKINTHYKEFDAFKSKNVYTFEGKSGATGGTVYYELAPSRPDLVLKDYIKIFHPELLPSYEFTFASKLN